CCAAATCAAAAACATCAGTTTCACGCGGGCATTTGAACATGATTGCACCATTTGACGAGCACAGAAAATACAGCTGTGGGAAAGGTGTGTATACAAACCACTTATTTATGTTTCGAGAATTTTTACAATCCACCTGGAAGCAATCAGATGAACGGCGCTTAAGGAAGCAAGCAGCCGTAGTTTGATTGTACACATTATTGACCGCTAAACAGTTTTGCTCATATCCTAACATTTCAGAATCACAATACAAATATCTAGTGCAATTTGAAGGGTCTGTAAATAAAATTCGTAAACAGTTACTCATATATCTATAGAATCTACTAAATGTACCCCAAAACATACCAGGATAGAACCCAGGAGAATTCATCGGACACAATTCATTCGCTTCGTTGCACACAGCACCATCTTCTTGCGTTTCTGAGCATATTCCTTCACCTGTACAATAAGGCTTAGCCGGATCTACATCTTGACAGCGATAGGATGTAAGAGCTGTCTGATCGTAGCTACAAATTTTTACTGTAGAACAGTCCTCACAATCCTGTCGACGTCCCTGTTTGCAAGATGATATTGCACGACTTAAAGCTACAGGACCGCGCTTCGAAATCAGTTGACGAAGTGCATTTTGCTCCTGAAATTAGAATCAGTTTAAGTTAGTGAAACTTCTTTCGATACATTCTACAATACATTTTGCCATTCTTCTTTACAAACCTCGCCGTATACTGCAATAATcaaaagaaccaaaacaacTGAACGTAACATTACCACTTTTTACATTCACTTTATGAACACAATGAGCTTTTACCGAAtctaaatgttttgttttatactgTTTTGCTTTATTATGCAACACATCTTTTACAACTTAATTGCATGTATAAGATAAGATATCTCCAAAAGACTATTATCAAACAGTATCATTTCAAGAGAGTAGGGTAAATGTTCCAATAGAGACGCTATTTGTAGTGGTGCAAATTGCTTTAAATGAGTTTGAGTTATTACGAAAGATAATATTTGCATACAAATTCACAATATGTTGACTGCAATCCAAGAAAATATTTCCTACGACTTAAACAAGTTGCAATAATGTTATATAACTTATATAAAtgatttacaaaacaaaacgacgcaaaaactCCCTTGAAAGCCGTGTAATAAAATGGCTTTCGTGTTTGAAAAAGTTGATGAATGTAAAAAAGATAGAATTATAGTGTAATTATCAATTACAACAAGATCAGTGCCCGAAATTACGACGTAATCTTGTGCAGTTCAAGAGGACCAAAGCTAAGAGGCTAGATTTTTGATTGTGGTCGTTTTTAAGTGATTAATTACTGAAAAAACTACTCCATGCCATGTTGATGAGAAAGAAATGTATAGTTACACTAAGTTTTGTGCACAAAATGTACAATTAGTCCTGAAaagtgtttggttgtttgaAATCGTTTGTGAACGCTTTTTCATCTAACTGTCTAAAACAAGCTTTCAAAATGGTGGACCAAAAtcgacctctgtattatatagactttgatttttgtgtatggaaaacgtgccaactaaaaagccaACTAAAAGCAGCAAGCAAAACCTCGGATCTCTATGCAGTTTGTGGTCCACTGAGTATCGGGCAGTCCCCATTGCATAGCAAACTGACCACGTAACTTGCCAATATTAGCTTATATGATGCCAAAATCATTTGATTATTGGCCAATCGACTATTTTGGGTGGTCATCTACGTATTACATAACCTTGGCCAAGCGCTCTATGGCCTTAATCTGCCAAATACCGTTGCTGCTAGGTTCCAAAAGAAGTATTATAGTAATTTTAGAGTTATTTAATCTTTTAGAAGTATGCGGAATGAATTATTAGTGAAAATTAACTGTCTAGCCGGTCATTTAAGACCTAATTGCCTCAATGCCGTTGTTCATTATTTAGATGGAATTATTACTgcttaaaattgtttgaaCATTTTCGTGGTAAAAGGATAAAAGGTGAAAATATGAGGTGTCCGACTTTAGGTGGCCGCCACTGTATGTATTAGATCATCCACAGGGACCTGCATTGTCTAATGATTTagcaaacaataataataataataataataataataataataataataataataataatgtctGCTTGGAAACCAATCCGAGTCCGCCAAGTCCTTTTATGCCGTCCAAACAGAGGGGAGCAGTAGTAGGTGGTAAGATGGCACGGTGGAGTCCGCCGTTGAGGCTGCGATAATGTTTTGGGAGAAGCGAGACCGTGACCGATTTCGGTCACTTCTG
Above is a window of Anopheles merus strain MAF unplaced genomic scaffold, AmerM5.1 LNR4000515, whole genome shotgun sequence DNA encoding:
- the LOC121602572 gene encoding uncharacterized protein LOC121602572, producing the protein MLRSVVLVLLIIAVYGEEQNALRQLISKRGPVALSRAISSCKQGRRQDCEDCSTVKICSYDQTALTSYRCQDVDPAKPYCTGEGICSETQEDGAVCNEANELCPMNSPGFYPDPSNCTRYLYCDSEMLGYEQNCLAVNNVYNQTTAACFLKRRSSDCFQVDCKNSRNINKWFVYTPFPQLYFLCSSNGAIMFKCPRETDVFDLDLKRCEFECRQAGRFAHPNVRMYYECAFVSTSKLQKFEQTCPPLLEFNAKEQKCLEKK